A single window of Nicotiana sylvestris chromosome 3, ASM39365v2, whole genome shotgun sequence DNA harbors:
- the LOC104224567 gene encoding cytochrome P450 71A4-like, producing MTIIDPKVEKVAKELDTFLESVIEEHMIRNKKEEYHESEAKDFVDDLLEIQNGKETGCPFQRDSLKAILLESISYFYIASNDVFAAGTNSTYTALEWTMAKLLRHPRAIETFQNKVRGLAQGKSEITEDDLGNMQYLQAVIKESLRLHLPFPLLLPREYPKDVKLLGCHIPAKTQVIINTWAIGRDSLSWDDPEEYRPERFFNSNIDVKGLNY from the exons ATGACTATTATTGACCCCAAAGTGGAGAAAGTAGCTAAGGAGTTGGACACATTTTTGGAGAGTGTGATTGAAGAACACATGATTAGgaacaaaaaagaagaatacCACGAGAGTGAAGCTAAAGACTTTGTGGACGATTTGCTTGAAATTCAGAATGGAAAGGAAACAGGTTGTCCTTTTCAAAGGGATTCATTGAAAGCTATCCTCTTGGAAAGCATCTCGTACTTCTACATAGCTAGTAAT GATGTGTTTGCTGCAGGCACGAATTCAACATATACAGCTCTAGAGTGGACAATGGCTAAGCTTTTGAGGCATCCAAGAGCTATCGAAACATTTCAGAATAAAGTGCGAGGATTAGCCCAAGGGAAATCGGAGATAACAGAGGATGACTTGGGAAATATGCAGTACTTGCAAGCAGTGATCAAGGAGAGTCTCAGACTTCATCTACCGTTTCCGCTACTACTTCCTCGAGAATACCCAAAAGACGTAAAATTACTAGGCTGTCACATTCCTGCTAAAACTCAAGTCATAATTAATACTTGGGCAATCGGAAGAGATTCGTTGTCGTGGGATGATCCAGAGGAGTACCGGCCAGAGAGGTTCTTTAATAGTAATATTGACGTTAAAGGACTAAACTATTAA